One Campylobacter concisus genomic region harbors:
- a CDS encoding DUF6803 family protein — MVMTHYMELLSLNQPYNLILFMVIPVGLTELLVAMEFLTMYHMDSGKNAGYKAVGKFAGIVLGVYFTALVIYFMAKIYPSIKWRGYADVIAVYSYLISVIPLLGIALLELNLIYKNASEKAKLKLHFFLLIFALIVAHVAMIFGMVDPTITGYKAENGEMGMHMNMPMNMPADMPMHDHHKMMQNMGEMHMNMMMQNMSDDNSTNMHMHH, encoded by the coding sequence ATGGTAATGACACACTACATGGAGCTTTTATCGCTCAATCAACCTTACAATCTAATCCTCTTCATGGTGATACCTGTGGGGCTTACGGAGCTTTTAGTGGCGATGGAGTTTCTCACTATGTATCACATGGATAGCGGTAAAAATGCTGGCTATAAGGCTGTTGGCAAATTTGCTGGCATAGTGCTTGGGGTCTATTTTACAGCTCTTGTGATCTATTTTATGGCAAAAATTTATCCAAGTATAAAATGGCGTGGATATGCCGATGTCATCGCTGTCTACTCATATCTCATCAGCGTCATACCACTTCTTGGCATCGCGCTTTTAGAGCTAAATTTGATCTACAAAAACGCAAGCGAAAAGGCAAAGCTAAAGCTTCACTTTTTCCTACTCATATTTGCCTTGATCGTCGCACACGTCGCAATGATATTTGGCATGGTTGATCCTACCATAACTGGCTACAAGGCTGAAAACGGTGAGATGGGTATGCATATGAATATGCCAATGAACATGCCAGCAGATATGCCAATGCACGATCACCACAAGATGATGCAAAATATGGGTGAGATGCATATGAATATGATGATGCAAAATATGAGTGATGATAACTCAACTAATATGCACATGCATCACTAA
- a CDS encoding TorD/DmsD family molecular chaperone, which yields MDKNIIKARSYFYEFLAYPLFFHTSDDGFARWKEQLSYLAQNPLSKQSAEAFANLDKFSFDELTSEQNDVLFGFTNIPLSASFYEEGRDNGAARLRVIHCLKLSPYRRDKELCKDSEDYVGFIFLAMATFLSDEFNGAKNISDKLFGETLNLFIDEFGSLLLAHKNANFFRSYALILKDFIELERAVLSLEAPAKPQGDSVAVAALKKEPYQSKMPTIKTKLHWEEFSPVISHEFKD from the coding sequence ATGGATAAAAACATCATAAAAGCAAGGTCATATTTTTACGAATTTTTGGCATATCCACTCTTTTTTCACACCAGTGATGATGGATTTGCTAGGTGGAAGGAGCAGCTTAGCTACCTAGCGCAAAATCCTTTGAGCAAGCAAAGCGCAGAGGCGTTTGCAAATTTAGATAAATTTAGCTTTGATGAGCTTACAAGCGAGCAAAATGACGTTCTTTTTGGCTTTACAAATATCCCTTTAAGCGCCTCATTTTATGAAGAGGGTAGAGATAACGGCGCGGCTAGACTTAGGGTGATACACTGCCTAAAGCTTAGCCCATATAGGCGTGATAAGGAGCTTTGCAAGGATAGCGAGGACTATGTTGGCTTTATATTTTTAGCGATGGCAACATTTTTAAGTGATGAATTTAACGGCGCGAAAAATATCAGTGACAAGCTCTTTGGCGAGACTTTAAATTTATTTATAGATGAGTTTGGCTCGCTACTTTTGGCTCATAAAAATGCAAATTTCTTCCGCTCCTATGCGCTCATCTTAAAAGACTTCATCGAGCTTGAAAGAGCCGTTTTAAGCCTAGAAGCACCAGCCAAGCCACAAGGCGATAGCGTCGCGGTTGCTGCGCTTAAAAAAGAGCCTTATCAAAGCAAGATGCCAACTATTAAAACCAAACTTCATTGGGAAGAATTTTCTCCAGTCATCTCACACGAGTTTAAAGACTAG